The following are encoded together in the Salmonella enterica subsp. enterica serovar Choleraesuis genome:
- the yhdY gene encoding amino acid ABC transporter permease produces the protein MNKIVDSLPAASTSGYYQRIWRWIRKNLFSSYLNTLLTLICIWGVVSLLPPLLNWAVFDANWLGSTRADCSRDGACWVFIQQRFGQFMYGLYPHDQRWRINLALAITLISLLPIFWRRMSHRGRYVVAWAICLPVVIWVLMHGGLFGLTTVETRQWGGLTLTLIISAVGIAGALPLGILLALGRRSKLPVIRWLCIAFIEFWRGIPLITVLFMASVMLPLFMSEGSSVDKLLRALIGVILFQSAYVAEVVRGGLQALPKGQYEAAAALALGYWKTHALVILPQALKLVIPGLVNTIIALFKDTSLVIIIGLFDLFSSVQQATVDPAWLGMSTEGYVFAAVIYWLFCFSMSRYSQYLEKRFHTGRTAL, from the coding sequence ATGAATAAAATTGTGGACTCATTACCTGCCGCATCGACTAGCGGTTATTACCAGAGGATATGGCGCTGGATACGCAAAAATCTGTTCTCCAGCTACCTCAATACTTTGTTAACTCTAATCTGCATCTGGGGAGTTGTTTCTCTGTTGCCTCCACTGCTGAACTGGGCGGTATTTGATGCCAACTGGCTCGGCAGTACTCGTGCTGACTGCTCACGCGATGGAGCTTGCTGGGTGTTCATCCAACAGCGCTTTGGGCAGTTTATGTATGGTCTGTACCCACACGATCAGCGCTGGCGAATTAACCTGGCATTAGCCATAACCTTAATAAGTTTGCTGCCAATATTTTGGCGCAGAATGTCGCATCGCGGTCGTTATGTGGTGGCATGGGCTATCTGCCTGCCAGTGGTTATTTGGGTGCTGATGCACGGCGGTTTATTCGGGCTGACGACGGTGGAAACTCGCCAGTGGGGAGGGCTGACGCTGACGCTAATCATATCCGCCGTGGGCATTGCTGGTGCGCTACCTCTGGGTATTCTTCTGGCACTCGGACGCCGCTCAAAGCTACCGGTTATTCGTTGGCTATGTATCGCCTTTATTGAGTTCTGGCGCGGTATTCCATTAATCACCGTGCTGTTTATGGCATCAGTCATGTTACCGCTATTTATGTCGGAAGGGAGTTCGGTGGACAAGCTGTTGCGGGCACTCATCGGTGTCATTTTGTTCCAGTCAGCCTATGTGGCCGAGGTCGTTCGTGGCGGGTTGCAGGCACTACCAAAGGGACAATATGAGGCCGCCGCCGCACTGGCTCTTGGGTATTGGAAAACCCACGCGCTGGTTATCCTGCCTCAGGCGCTTAAGCTGGTAATACCCGGCCTGGTGAACACCATTATTGCGCTATTTAAAGATACCAGCCTGGTGATCATCATTGGATTATTTGACCTGTTTAGCAGCGTGCAGCAGGCGACTGTCGATCCCGCATGGTTAGGAATGTCTACCGAGGGATATGTTTTTGCAGCGGTAATCTATTGGCTCTTTTGCTTCTCCATGTCGCGCTATAGCCAGTATTTGGAAAAGCGCTTCCACACTGGCCGCACGGCACTCTGA
- a CDS encoding amino acid transporter, whose product MSVRRATVKRSFSLANPASRAMLYQLLAVIGIVAGLGWIIHNTVVNLANRGITSGFAFLDRGAGFGIVQHLIDYSQGDTYLRVFVIGLLNTLLVSALCILFASVLGLVIGLARLSDNWLLRKLSTTYIEIFRNIPPLLQIFFWYFAVLRNLPGPRQAVDALGLAFLSNRGLYIPWPQPGIGLLAFVVALALALAGAIAIRHRNKRIQQLNGQQKRSWPATLALFIGLPLLAYIFIGPAVVWDIPVLQGFNYRGGFALIPELAALTLALSVYTSAFIAEIIRAGIQSVPEGQREAARSLGIPSPVALRKVILPQALRVIIPPLTSQYLNIVKNSSLAAAIGYPDMVSLFAGTVLNQTGQAIETIAMTMSVYLLISLAISLLMNLYNRRITLVER is encoded by the coding sequence ATGTCCGTTCGTCGTGCCACCGTAAAACGCAGTTTCTCGCTAGCCAACCCCGCTTCCAGGGCAATGCTGTATCAGCTACTGGCTGTCATAGGTATTGTGGCTGGATTAGGATGGATTATTCATAACACGGTAGTCAATCTGGCAAACAGGGGAATTACCTCCGGATTTGCCTTTCTGGATCGCGGTGCCGGGTTCGGTATCGTCCAGCATCTGATTGATTACAGCCAGGGAGATACCTATTTACGGGTCTTTGTCATTGGCTTACTCAATACATTACTGGTTTCAGCATTGTGTATTTTATTTGCCTCAGTGCTCGGTTTAGTTATTGGTCTGGCGCGTCTGTCCGATAACTGGTTATTGCGTAAGTTATCGACGACCTATATTGAAATCTTCCGCAATATTCCTCCGCTGCTGCAAATTTTCTTCTGGTATTTCGCAGTGCTGCGCAATCTTCCCGGCCCCCGCCAGGCTGTAGACGCTTTGGGCCTGGCGTTTCTAAGTAATCGGGGACTTTATATCCCATGGCCGCAGCCTGGCATTGGTCTGCTGGCTTTTGTTGTAGCCCTGGCGCTTGCACTCGCCGGCGCTATTGCCATTAGGCATCGTAATAAGCGTATTCAGCAACTCAATGGTCAACAAAAAAGAAGCTGGCCCGCTACGCTTGCCCTGTTTATCGGGCTGCCTCTGCTGGCCTATATATTTATCGGGCCGGCAGTGGTCTGGGATATTCCTGTCTTACAGGGCTTCAATTACCGTGGAGGTTTCGCCCTTATTCCCGAACTGGCTGCTCTAACACTAGCCCTATCGGTTTACACCTCTGCGTTTATAGCCGAGATTATTAGGGCCGGCATTCAATCGGTTCCCGAGGGGCAACGAGAGGCCGCACGTTCTCTGGGGATCCCATCTCCAGTCGCATTACGTAAGGTCATTTTGCCTCAGGCATTGCGAGTCATTATCCCGCCGCTAACCAGCCAGTATCTCAATATAGTGAAAAACTCTTCTCTGGCTGCCGCTATCGGTTATCCCGATATGGTATCGCTATTTGCCGGAACGGTACTCAACCAGACTGGCCAGGCCATAGAGACTATCGCTATGACGATGTCGGTTTATTTGCTTATCAGCCTGGCTATTTCACTGTTAATGAATCTATACAACCGCCGTATAACACTGGTCGAGCGCTAA
- a CDS encoding amino acid ABC transporter substrate-binding protein, whose protein sequence is MKKMIVATLLAASGMSLLSAHAQAGTTLDAVKKKGFVQCGISDGLPGFSYADSAGKFTGIDVDVCRSVAAALFGDAEKVKYTPLTAKERFTALQSGEVDLLSRNTTWTSSRDGGMGMQFTGVTYYDGIGFLTHNKAGLKSAKELDGATVCIQAGTDTELNVADYFKANKMKYTPVTFDRSDESAKALESGRCDTLASDQSQLYALRIKLSNPAEWLVLPEVISKEPLGPVVRRGDDDWFTIVRWSLFAMLNAEEMGITSKNVDEKAAKPSTPDMAHLLGKEGDFGKDLKLDNKWAYNIIKQVGNYAEIFDRNVGSGSELKIQRGQNNLWNNGGIQYAPPVR, encoded by the coding sequence ATGAAAAAAATGATAGTTGCCACGCTGCTCGCCGCTAGCGGCATGAGTTTACTCTCCGCACACGCCCAGGCTGGAACCACCCTTGATGCGGTAAAGAAAAAGGGGTTTGTGCAGTGTGGAATCAGTGATGGTTTACCCGGTTTCTCTTATGCCGATAGCGCGGGAAAGTTTACGGGTATTGATGTGGATGTATGCCGGAGCGTCGCCGCCGCGCTGTTTGGTGATGCCGAAAAGGTAAAATATACCCCGCTAACCGCTAAAGAACGCTTCACCGCGTTGCAGTCCGGTGAGGTGGATTTACTGTCGCGTAATACGACCTGGACATCTTCTCGCGACGGTGGAATGGGGATGCAGTTTACTGGAGTGACTTATTACGATGGCATCGGCTTCCTGACACATAACAAAGCTGGCCTCAAAAGTGCAAAAGAGCTGGATGGTGCCACCGTTTGTATTCAGGCCGGAACCGATACCGAGCTAAACGTCGCTGATTACTTCAAAGCGAATAAGATGAAGTACACACCGGTGACTTTCGACCGTTCCGATGAATCTGCCAAGGCGCTGGAGTCCGGGCGCTGCGATACATTGGCCTCCGATCAGTCTCAGCTCTACGCCCTGCGCATTAAACTCAGTAACCCCGCCGAATGGCTGGTCCTGCCTGAGGTTATCTCTAAGGAGCCTTTAGGTCCGGTAGTTCGGCGCGGTGATGATGACTGGTTCACTATCGTACGCTGGTCTCTGTTCGCCATGCTAAATGCCGAAGAGATGGGTATTACTTCCAAAAACGTCGACGAAAAAGCCGCTAAACCATCCACTCCTGATATGGCTCACCTGTTAGGTAAAGAAGGGGACTTTGGAAAAGATCTGAAGCTGGATAACAAGTGGGCTTACAACATTATTAAGCAGGTAGGTAATTACGCAGAGATCTTCGACCGTAACGTAGGATCTGGCAGTGAGCTTAAGATCCAGCGCGGCCAGAATAACCTATGGAATAACGGCGGTATTCAATACGCGCCACCGGTGCGCTAA
- a CDS encoding membrane protein — protein sequence MKKIAIVALLTTLLAGCAHDSPCVPVYDDQGRLVHTNTCMKGTTQDNWETAGAIAGGAAALAGLTLGIVALTK from the coding sequence ATGAAAAAGATTGCAATTGTTGCGCTGCTTACCACCTTACTGGCTGGCTGTGCTCACGATTCTCCATGCGTACCGGTTTATGATGACCAGGGGCGTCTGGTACATACTAATACCTGTATGAAAGGTACAACTCAGGATAACTGGGAAACCGCAGGCGCAATTGCCGGTGGTGCCGCGGCTCTGGCCGGGTTAACTTTGGGTATCGTTGCTTTAACCAAATAA
- the metN gene encoding methionine import ATP-binding protein MetN: MIELSNISKIFAHKTAPVTAVDRVSLTVSAGQIYGIIGYSGAGKSTLIRLLNGLEKPSEGKVVVNGQDISAASGEALRRARLKISMVFQHFNLLWSRTVSQNIAFSMQIAGASKSTISQRVTELIALVGLTGRENAYPSQLSGGQKQRVGIARALANNPDVLLCDEATSALDPQTTDQILDLLKDINRRFNLTIVLITHEMHVVRKICDRVAVMENGRVVEEGEVLQVFTHPQQEITRQFVRQIGQYSDETEFSTELVSAEAGSIIKLTFAGSSTQQPVVGQLMLHYGLPFNILHGRMTQTAQGLFGQLWIQVPASDQQLADILNDLSRSDIQGEVIAHG; this comes from the coding sequence ATGATTGAACTGAGTAATATCTCCAAAATTTTTGCCCATAAAACAGCACCGGTAACTGCCGTTGATCGGGTCAGCCTCACGGTTAGCGCCGGGCAGATTTACGGCATTATTGGATATAGCGGTGCCGGGAAAAGCACGCTCATCCGCCTGCTTAATGGCCTTGAGAAACCTTCTGAAGGGAAGGTTGTGGTTAATGGGCAGGATATTTCTGCAGCGAGCGGCGAAGCGTTGCGCCGGGCGCGCCTTAAAATCAGCATGGTGTTTCAACACTTCAACTTATTATGGTCACGTACTGTTAGCCAGAATATCGCGTTCTCGATGCAAATTGCCGGTGCCTCTAAGTCCACTATTAGTCAAAGAGTTACCGAGCTTATCGCGCTGGTTGGCTTAACCGGACGCGAAAATGCCTATCCCTCACAGCTTAGCGGTGGGCAAAAACAGCGAGTCGGTATTGCCAGAGCGCTGGCCAATAATCCAGACGTTTTATTATGTGATGAAGCGACTTCGGCACTCGATCCGCAAACAACCGATCAAATTCTCGATCTCCTCAAAGATATTAATCGTCGTTTTAATTTGACGATCGTATTGATCACTCATGAAATGCACGTGGTGCGCAAGATCTGCGACCGGGTGGCGGTAATGGAGAATGGGCGGGTAGTTGAAGAGGGGGAAGTCTTGCAGGTGTTCACTCATCCCCAGCAGGAGATAACTCGGCAGTTTGTCCGGCAAATTGGCCAGTACTCAGATGAAACGGAGTTTTCAACTGAGCTGGTAAGCGCTGAGGCTGGTAGCATCATCAAGCTTACATTTGCCGGAAGCAGCACTCAGCAGCCGGTGGTTGGTCAGCTAATGCTGCACTACGGATTACCATTCAACATTCTGCATGGGCGTATGACGCAAACGGCTCAGGGACTCTTCGGGCAACTTTGGATTCAGGTGCCTGCCAGTGACCAGCAGCTGGCGGATATCCTGAATGATCTCAGCCGTAGTGATATTCAGGGCGAGGTGATTGCTCATGGCTGA
- a CDS encoding methionine import system permease MetP yields MAENLFPHLQWDLLWSATQETLYMTVFSGLATFLLGLVLGLALFLTAKGGLYQNRTVYSVISIVVNIFRSIPFIILIVLLIPVTKTLVGTILGANAAFPALIAGAAPFYARLVEIALREVDKGVIEATRSMGARPGTLILRVLLPESSPALVSGITVTLIALVSYSAMAGVIGAGGLGNLAYLEGFQRNHNDVTLVATVAILVIVFIIQLCGDAITTLLDKR; encoded by the coding sequence ATGGCTGAGAACTTATTTCCTCATCTACAGTGGGATCTCCTGTGGTCTGCAACCCAGGAAACGCTCTACATGACAGTATTTTCCGGGCTGGCTACTTTTCTTCTGGGACTGGTACTGGGTTTGGCGCTATTTCTCACGGCAAAAGGTGGTTTGTACCAAAACCGCACCGTGTATAGCGTGATATCGATTGTCGTGAACATCTTCCGCTCAATCCCATTCATCATTCTTATTGTATTGCTGATACCCGTTACTAAGACCCTGGTGGGAACCATTCTGGGCGCCAATGCGGCATTCCCGGCGCTTATTGCCGGTGCCGCGCCATTCTATGCCCGGTTGGTTGAGATAGCGCTACGGGAGGTTGATAAAGGCGTTATTGAAGCAACCCGCTCTATGGGGGCTCGTCCAGGCACGCTTATCCTTCGGGTTTTGTTACCTGAGTCTTCCCCGGCTCTGGTTTCCGGCATCACCGTAACGCTTATTGCCCTGGTGAGTTACAGCGCAATGGCTGGGGTGATCGGTGCCGGAGGGCTGGGCAACCTTGCCTATCTGGAAGGGTTCCAACGAAATCACAACGATGTCACGCTGGTGGCGACGGTAGCTATCCTGGTTATCGTCTTCATTATTCAGTTATGCGGTGACGCTATTACCACTCTGTTAGATAAACGCTAA
- a CDS encoding lipoprotein, translated as MKKTLTLLAAVTLSAFSVGAWADMLTVGASNVPHAEILEQAKPILAKQGIDLEIKRFQDYILPNTALAGHDIDANYFQHIPYLNSVLKDHAGDKSYDFVSAGAIHIEPIGIYSKKYKSLADLPQNGKIIMRDAVSEEGRILSIFEKAGVIKLKPGVDKVNARISDIVDNPKHLQFMPNVEASLLPQMYNNDEGAAVVINANYAIDAGLDPVHDPIAVESGEDNPYANIITVHRGDEKKKDIVALVDVLHSKEIQDWIRTKYKGAVIPVNK; from the coding sequence ATGAAAAAAACGCTAACTTTGCTTGCCGCAGTGACCTTAAGTGCATTCAGCGTAGGGGCATGGGCCGATATGCTTACCGTTGGGGCATCGAACGTACCGCATGCAGAAATTCTCGAGCAGGCTAAACCTATCCTGGCAAAACAGGGAATCGACCTCGAAATCAAACGATTCCAGGATTACATCCTGCCCAATACCGCGCTGGCTGGGCATGATATTGATGCCAACTATTTCCAGCATATTCCTTATCTGAACAGCGTATTGAAAGATCATGCTGGAGATAAGTCGTACGATTTTGTGAGCGCGGGAGCTATTCATATCGAGCCTATCGGTATCTATTCGAAGAAATATAAGTCGCTGGCAGACCTGCCTCAGAATGGCAAAATCATCATGCGTGACGCGGTTTCAGAAGAGGGGCGAATTCTGTCTATCTTCGAAAAAGCCGGTGTCATTAAGCTGAAGCCGGGGGTTGATAAGGTCAATGCACGGATTAGCGATATCGTCGATAACCCGAAGCACTTGCAGTTCATGCCTAACGTAGAGGCATCCTTGCTTCCGCAGATGTATAACAATGATGAAGGCGCTGCGGTTGTTATCAACGCCAACTATGCGATAGATGCGGGCCTTGACCCGGTACACGATCCTATCGCCGTTGAGAGTGGTGAAGATAACCCATATGCCAACATCATCACTGTGCACCGTGGCGATGAGAAGAAAAAAGACATCGTTGCCCTGGTGGATGTACTGCACTCGAAAGAGATTCAGGACTGGATCCGCACTAAATACAAAGGTGCCGTGATCCCGGTAAACAAATAA
- the fis gene encoding DNA-binding protein Fis, whose protein sequence is MFEQRVNSDVLTVSTVNSQDQVTQKPLRDSVKQALKNYFAQLNGQDVNDLYELVLAEVEQPLLDMVMQYTRGNQTRAALMMGINRGTLRKKLKKYGMN, encoded by the coding sequence ATGTTCGAACAACGCGTAAATTCTGACGTACTAACCGTTTCTACCGTAAACTCTCAGGACCAGGTAACTCAAAAACCTCTGCGTGACTCGGTAAAACAGGCACTGAAGAACTATTTTGCTCAACTGAATGGTCAGGACGTTAATGACCTGTATGAGCTGGTACTGGCTGAAGTTGAACAGCCCCTGTTGGACATGGTGATGCAATACACCCGCGGTAATCAGACCCGTGCTGCCCTGATGATGGGCATCAACCGCGGTACACTGCGTAAAAAACTGAAAAAATACGGCATGAACTGA
- the dusB gene encoding tRNA-dihydrouridine synthase B — MAGITDRPFRTLCHDMGAGLTVSEMMSSNPQVWASDKSRQRMVHVDEPGIRTVQIAGSDPEEMAQAACINVAAGAQIIDINMGCPAKKVNRKLAGSALLQYPEQVDKILSAVVNAVDVPVTLKIRTGWDPEHRNCVEIAKLAESRGIQALTIHGRTRACLFNGEAEYDSIRTVKQHVSIPVIANGDITDPLKARAVLDYTGADALMIGRAAQGRPWIFREIQHYLDTGELLPPLPLAEVKRLLCAHVLALHDFYGQAKGYRIARKHVSWYLQEHAPDDQFRRTFNAIEDASEQLEALEAYFENFA; from the coding sequence ATGGCCGGGATCACTGACAGGCCGTTTCGTACGCTGTGTCACGACATGGGCGCGGGGTTAACCGTTTCAGAGATGATGTCCTCCAACCCTCAGGTTTGGGCGAGCGACAAATCGCGGCAACGCATGGTGCACGTTGATGAGCCTGGTATTCGTACCGTGCAAATCGCGGGTAGCGATCCAGAAGAAATGGCTCAGGCAGCGTGTATTAACGTTGCAGCAGGCGCCCAAATTATTGATATCAATATGGGCTGCCCCGCAAAGAAAGTGAATCGCAAGCTGGCAGGTTCAGCCCTTCTGCAATACCCGGAACAGGTCGATAAGATTCTGTCTGCGGTAGTAAATGCAGTGGACGTTCCCGTCACACTTAAGATTCGCACCGGTTGGGATCCGGAGCACCGTAACTGCGTAGAGATTGCCAAATTGGCTGAAAGTCGTGGTATTCAGGCATTAACTATTCATGGCAGAACACGTGCCTGCCTGTTTAATGGTGAAGCAGAATACGACAGCATTCGGACAGTTAAGCAGCATGTTTCCATCCCGGTTATTGCCAATGGAGACATCACTGACCCGCTTAAAGCCAGAGCCGTACTGGACTATACGGGGGCTGATGCCCTGATGATAGGCCGTGCAGCTCAGGGAAGACCCTGGATCTTTCGGGAAATCCAGCATTATCTGGACACCGGGGAGTTGCTCCCCCCTCTGCCGCTGGCAGAGGTTAAGCGCTTACTTTGCGCGCATGTGCTGGCGTTACATGACTTTTATGGTCAGGCCAAAGGGTATCGCATCGCGCGCAAACACGTATCCTGGTATCTCCAGGAACACGCTCCGGATGACCAGTTTCGGCGCACATTCAACGCCATTGAGGATGCCAGCGAACAGCTGGAGGCGTTGGAGGCATACTTCGAAAATTTTGCGTAA
- the prmA gene encoding ribosomal protein L11 methyltransferase: MPWIQLKINTRGADAEELGDALMENGAVSVTFQDTHDTPVFEPLPGETRLWGDTDVIGLFDAEAEMKEVVAALSHHPLLQPGFHHKIEQLEDKDWEREWMDNFHPMRFGQRLWICPSWRDVPDENAVNVMLDPGLAFGTGTHPTTSLCLAWLDGLDLEGKTVIDFGCGSGILAIAALKLGAKHAIGIDIDPQAIQASRDNAERNGVSDRLALYLPHQQPADMKADVVVANILAGPLRELAPLISVLPVSGGKLGLSGILASQAESVCSAYEADFALEPVEEKEEWCRITGTRK, translated from the coding sequence ATGCCATGGATTCAACTGAAAATTAATACCCGCGGAGCCGATGCCGAGGAACTGGGCGATGCCCTGATGGAAAACGGCGCGGTGTCCGTCACTTTTCAGGATACCCATGATACGCCGGTATTCGAGCCTCTGCCGGGTGAAACCCGCCTGTGGGGCGATACCGACGTTATCGGTCTGTTTGACGCAGAAGCGGAAATGAAGGAGGTCGTTGCCGCCCTGTCGCATCATCCCCTGCTCCAGCCTGGTTTCCACCATAAAATTGAGCAGCTGGAAGATAAAGATTGGGAGCGCGAATGGATGGATAACTTCCATCCTATGCGTTTTGGCCAGCGCCTGTGGATTTGCCCAAGCTGGCGTGACGTACCGGATGAAAATGCGGTTAACGTGATGCTCGACCCGGGCCTGGCTTTTGGTACCGGCACCCATCCAACCACCTCGCTGTGCCTGGCCTGGCTTGACGGGTTAGACCTTGAAGGTAAAACGGTTATCGACTTTGGTTGTGGCTCTGGCATTCTCGCCATTGCAGCGCTGAAACTCGGGGCCAAACACGCCATTGGTATTGATATCGACCCTCAGGCAATTCAGGCCAGCCGCGACAATGCCGAGCGTAATGGTGTATCTGACCGCCTGGCGCTTTATCTGCCCCACCAGCAGCCCGCAGATATGAAAGCTGACGTGGTAGTCGCTAATATTCTGGCAGGCCCTCTGCGCGAGCTGGCGCCGCTTATCAGCGTATTGCCCGTTTCCGGTGGCAAGCTGGGTCTGTCAGGCATTCTGGCAAGCCAGGCTGAAAGCGTTTGCTCAGCTTATGAAGCTGATTTCGCCCTGGAGCCAGTTGAAGAGAAAGAAGAGTGGTGCCGTATTACAGGTACTCGTAAATAA